DNA from Fusarium falciforme chromosome 7, complete sequence:
AGTTTCACTTCAAGGCCATTGTACCCGTCCCCTACCCTATTCCCGACGACGGGCCGGTGggccagctcctcaagcttctTAATCGGCATCCCTACCGGCCAAGCCACATGCACTTTAAATTCAACAAGCCTGGTTACGACCCCTTGATAACGTAAGCAATGCCTACCCTTGCTAACTCGGGGCTTTCTGTTGACGTCCAAAAGGGCACTGTATCTCCGGGGTGACCCGTACGAGGACTCCGATGCCGTCTTTGGCGTCAAGGAATCTCTGATCGTGGAGTTAACAAAGGTCTCCGAGACACCGGGGTTTGCCCAGGAATATGGAGTATCTGAGGATACGAAACTGCTCCAATACGACTTTGTTCTCGTCTCAGAGAGCGAGGTGGCGGCCCTGCGGCATGCAGAGGCACTCAAGGCAGCTGGCGCACTCGGGGCTGGTTTGAAGGTAGTGGATGGGACGCTGTTAAACTAGGAAACGAAATGTGTTAGTAGAGTGGTACCAGTCAAGTTTTGTTTATTCGGAAAAATGAATCCCTGGGGCCCCTTTTTGCGACCTGTATTCTTCCTACGTGATGTCTATACAGAATTACCCTCCAATCGCAATGAATATTAACCTGGACATGTTCTTTACTTACCTCTGAGTAACCCGGCCCTTCTACCAGATACTGAAACTGAACTGTGCAAGAAAGACCGATATCACGGATTGGAATATGGGCATCTCCCGCGTCTAAGAAGCCATCCCTTCTATAGCGTTGCATGGGCGAGGCATGCATGAATCGGCGACACTTGCTGACCATCTGCTGAAACTGTCGATGGTGCGTGAGCGGTCTTTTGGCAATCCCATTTGTACATTTGATTGACTGGTGAATTTGCCTATGGTACTCATTATGCTATCCTACGATAGATCCATATATGTACACACATTGTGGCCTGCCCTTCGAAGTTCTCAATTCCTGCGCAAAGGTAGATGAACCACATTCTTCAGCGGCCAGATGCCCTGCTTTCCAGGTGATAGGAGGCCATTTGGATCCACAGCAGCCTAGGCAAAGTACTATTAGAGTGCGCAACACTGTTGCGGCGGTGCAGCGACGTACCTTGAGAGTCTCGACGAATCTTCTGTAGATGTGGCCATTGAAGCCGTATAGTTTCTGGACAGCGTCTGGGAATATTTAGCAACTCTGCATCCAAGTATAGAATCAAGTGAAACCCGCCCATGTGCTGTACATGTGATCGATAATTCGCGAACCCGTCCTTCTCTGCCTCGGTGAGTAGGGCTTTGACAACCTTGCGGCCGCTCTCGCGGTCCTTAGTGCTACTCTTGTTAAAGACGTACTCCTGAACAAAGAGGATAGACTTTGAAAAGTCGTGGCAGCCAATGAATGGGTCAACTCCCTGCTCTTCCATGATGGCCTTTGCTTTCTGGAACCACGTCAAGACAGTATTGCCCTCGCACGGAAGGATGAGGGTCGTGTCGATGTGCGCACCCGCTCCCGTCCCATCATCAGGAAGGTTGTAGTCGGCGAGCTTCACAGCCAGCAAGGAAGGGACACCGGCAGCGAGTGTTCTGATGTGGCTATTGTCTACAGGCCTGCCGTCCTTGCCCTCGTAGAGCGATCTTcaggctcagttaacccatcgagggccgggcttcaactataataaagaacatatttttaatacatcatagcatcataatCCCGatgctaatataatagcctttctTTTTGTTTTTAACCTTCTACTGCCTATAGTCAAAGAGTCatacctagttatattatgATAAGAGATTAAGCCTcctatagggtatttaaaagctctaacctctatataagaaataagagaattATCCCTTTTTACCTTCTCTTAAGActataatctcttaatataatatctactaatataatactaagaattataattaagaaattatataatactaaggattttaatattatagctatagctatagctttaattcttattactactaagtattaagactaataccctctttttctttttttcattagttattttaagcttaaaaagaataatattaaggataatatgagatatctcttaaaatataatattaatataataattaagctttataagtaataggcCTAgcttatagataaataatataggctaggttaatagcttattatagctagtgATAGAGTTAAAGCTAGTAGAAAAAACTAatagaaagatataaataaaaagggaaagctagctattaaggataagTTATAgaggatatattattagaggagaaggggattaaagttattaagtcACAGGGGtaacttaagctattaggaaagaagaaggtttTAGTTATAAAGGTAAAAAGGTTTAGGTTATAGAGGAGGGTTACGGCGAGATTTAGTTAAATAGGAGCTTAAATGTAATATCTCGGCAAATTGCCAAAGTTTGGCTCATACGCATCATCTTTGAACACAATGGCCCTCGTAGAGCGTGTGCTGGGTCCAGGCGGTGGGAAGATTCTGGGCGACAGCTTCCTGTATCCTGCTCCAGCGAGCGTCCACCAACTGCTTGGGCCCATATAGTGACACTAGGGATCGCCAGTATCCCATGTTGTACTTCTTCTTGAGAGAGGCGATAGTCTCAGGGATCAGAGGCCCCAGGATGCTCTGCTGCTCACGCTTGGGCGTATCGTGAGAGGGAAAGtggttgatgttggtgatcAAGCTATGACTCTGCATGATCCCCTCCCGATCCAGCTGCTGGAGCGTGTCGATGAGGGGCGCAATGTCCTCGATCGAGGGGCAGTGAATCTGGATGTCCATGAAAGACGCCGGCGCCGCGTCGAGAGCCACAGCCATCTTTGTAACGATGCCCAGGTTGCTCTGTAGGAAGAGGCCGTCAACCTGAGGGCCGGAGCTATTGGGGCAAGCATGCGCGCTGGGGGAGTTAGGCACAGCCCACTGACCGGTTCGGAGGATGTCCCCCGAAGCCAGCACCGCCTCCAGGCCGCCGATGAAGTGCTGGCGATCTGCCGAAATGGTGTAACCATGGCCACGATCTAGGGTCTGCACATCAGTTAGCGGGGGAGAGCAACACTACCAGAAGAGGGGGTTGACTTGCGTTTCCCACAACACTACCCCAGCCCAGAACCGGAACAGAGACCCACAGATCAAGGTTGTTCTCCGCAATGTAGTTGTAGACATCAAAGAAGGTGACGCCAGGCTCGACAACGATGTAGGCCAGTTTCTCGTTGACCTTCAGGATACGGTTCATCCGTTGAAGGGAGAGTACCATAGAGCCGGAGACTTGAGGTGCAGGCCCACCATATCTAGGAACAGTCAGTGAGTGGCACGGCCAATGACAACACGAATCTCTCCCAGGCCTACCCAAAGTTC
Protein-coding regions in this window:
- a CDS encoding FAD-binding PCMH-type domain-containing protein encodes the protein MVQWYKSPELQSHHDHAVGTQNVVVGEALANFRHPYPLFEEGFETSAGLCPGSVEEVQAILKVANQHHVTLWTCSQGKNFGYGGPAPQVSGSMVLSLQRMNRILKVNEKLAYIVVEPGVTFFDVYNYIAENNLDLWVSVPVLGWGSVVGNTLDRGHGYTISADRQHFIGGLEAVLASGDILRTGQWAVPNSPSAHACPNSSGPQVDGLFLQSNLGIVTKMAVALDAAPASFMDIQIHCPSIEDIAPLIDTLQQLDREGIMQSHSLITNINHFPSHDTPKREQQSILGPLIPETIASLKKKYNMGYWRSLVSLYGPKQLVDARWSRIQEAVAQNLPTAWTQHTLYEGHCVQR
- a CDS encoding FAD-binding PCMH-type domain-containing protein, translating into MEEQGVDPFIGCHDFSKSILFVQEYVFNKSSTKDRESGRKVVKALLTEAEKDGFANYRSHVQHMDAVQKLYGFNGHIYRRFVETLKAAVDPNGLLSPGKQGIWPLKNVVHLPLRRN